A genome region from Armatimonadota bacterium includes the following:
- a CDS encoding class II D-tagatose-bisphosphate aldolase, non-catalytic subunit produces MGTRLPLDLTLNEVVARLLGRYEQEGWAPTLLGVGPMSALVVRAALAVGRDADCPVMLIASRNQVDAAAFGGGYVEGWTQETFAADIRRLAAAAGFEGLLYICRDHGGPWFRDDEMRAGLPLEQAMASATESLLADLAAGFHQLHVDPTRDPGGAVAPEDIAARSLELVQTIERVRTERGLPPVSYEIGTDDIRGGLTAEADFAGFLTDLLRQLEAQGLPRPAFVVGQTGTLLKMRDNVGVFDAATARRLARVAREHGLGFKEHNADYLPDDVLRAHPELGITAANIAPEFGHAETEALLALADRETAALRENPAPGVAPSDLRRIVEDQVLSAGRWAKWLRPAEKGTTEADLRADPARRAEVTIVCGHYTFTHPQVKEARRRLYANAQTLGVAADPEREVLHAVTSGIARYVQPLRMEGVTTWLRG; encoded by the coding sequence TTGGGAACCAGGTTGCCGCTTGACTTGACTCTGAATGAGGTCGTCGCCCGTCTGCTGGGCCGCTATGAGCAGGAGGGATGGGCGCCGACGCTGCTGGGGGTCGGGCCGATGTCGGCGCTGGTGGTGCGCGCGGCGCTTGCGGTGGGGCGCGACGCCGACTGCCCGGTGATGCTGATCGCCAGCCGCAACCAGGTGGATGCCGCCGCGTTCGGGGGGGGCTATGTCGAGGGCTGGACGCAGGAGACCTTCGCCGCGGACATCCGGCGCCTGGCGGCCGCGGCCGGGTTCGAGGGCCTGCTCTATATCTGCCGCGACCACGGCGGCCCCTGGTTCCGCGACGACGAGATGCGCGCCGGCCTGCCTCTGGAGCAGGCCATGGCGAGCGCGACGGAGTCCCTGCTGGCGGACCTCGCGGCGGGCTTCCACCAGCTGCATGTTGACCCCACGCGCGATCCCGGCGGCGCGGTCGCCCCGGAGGACATCGCCGCGCGCAGCCTGGAACTGGTGCAGACCATCGAGCGCGTCCGCACCGAGCGCGGCCTGCCGCCGGTTTCGTATGAGATCGGCACCGACGACATCCGCGGCGGGCTGACGGCCGAGGCCGATTTCGCGGGGTTCCTGACCGACCTGCTGCGCCAGCTCGAGGCGCAGGGGCTGCCGCGCCCTGCGTTCGTCGTGGGGCAAACCGGCACCTTACTCAAGATGCGGGACAACGTCGGCGTCTTCGACGCGGCCACGGCGCGGCGGCTGGCGAGGGTCGCGCGCGAGCATGGCCTCGGCTTCAAGGAGCACAACGCGGACTACTTGCCTGACGACGTGCTGCGCGCCCACCCCGAGCTGGGCATCACCGCCGCCAACATCGCCCCCGAGTTCGGTCACGCCGAGACGGAGGCCCTGCTGGCCCTCGCCGACCGCGAGACGGCCGCCCTGCGCGAGAACCCCGCCCCCGGTGTCGCGCCATCGGACTTGCGGCGCATCGTCGAGGACCAGGTGCTCTCCGCCGGGCGCTGGGCCAAGTGGCTGCGGCCGGCGGAGAAGGGCACCACCGAGGCCGACCTGCGCGCGGACCCGGCTCGCCGCGCGGAGGTGACCATCGTCTGCGGGCACTACACGTTCACCCATCCGCAGGTGAAGGAGGCGCGGCGGCGGCTGTACGCCAATGCCCAAACTCTCGGCGTCGCCGCCGATCCGGAGCGCGAGGTGCTGCATGCGGTCACCTCCGGCATCGCGCGTTATGTCCAGCCGCTGCGAATGGAGGGGGTGACAACCTGGCTCCGCGGGTGA